The Marinomonas profundi DNA segment GAGCTTAAACCAGTCAAGTGATAATCACAATCAAACGACCTTTAAGGAATCAGCAAAAAACACGACAATCGACGGTAAGACAGCATTTTTTCACTGAACTGTCTGTTACGCTGTGAAATTAGGACAACAGGAATGTTTTATGGCACAAGTTGATGTGTACTTGGTTCGTGCTTTTTCTATATCAGGACAAGGCGGAAATCTGGCTGGAGTAGTGTTGCAAGCTGATGCACTAACGGATCAACAAAAGCAGGCCATCGCCAAAGCAGTAGGCGTATCTGAAACAGCTTTTGTTAGTCAGAGTGATAAAGCCGATTTTCAGTTATCTTTTTTTACCCCAACAGTGGAAGTCGACTTTTGTGGTCACGCCACCCTGAGTGCGTTTTGGTTGTTGCATCATTTACAAAAAATCCCGCTAGGTAATTATCAACAGGAAACTAAAGTCGGAGTACTGGATGTTGAGGTTGCATCAAATTGTGGTGTCTTGATGAGTCAGAGTTTACCCGTTTGGTTGACTGAATTTAGCGCAGAGGAAATTGCACCTATGCTTGGGATTGACCCCCAGCTTATTGTTCAATTAGGTTTACCTATTCAGGCTGTGTCGACAGGTTTAGTGGACGTGATGATTCCAGTGCCTTACGGCGCGTTGGATTGCCTTGTTGTGGATCTGGAGGCGATAACACGTTTTTGTCAACAGCATCAATGTGTTGGCTTTCATGTTTTTGAGATGAATTCTCCTGATGAACCTTATACGGCAAATTGTCGAAACTTTGCACCAGCGGTTGGTATTCCTGAAGAGTCTGCTACAGGCAGTTCAAGCGGTGCGCTGGCGTGTTATTTAAATCGACACTTTGGCTCCCAACAAGCGGTTTTTGAGCAAGGCCGAGCAATGAATATGTCATCGCGTATTGTGACCCAGTTACGTGTGGAAAGCGGCGAGCTGGTATGTGTTCAAGTGGGAGGTGAGGGGGCAATGTATAAAGTCATGTCGTTTGAGTTCTAGTGGTAATAAAAAATCGGGCCGAGGCCCGATTTTTTTAACACTTTTTACCACACGTCTGCTTACGCGGCTTGGTTGTTTGCCACAACGGTTGCAATGGCTTTATCAAGACGAGCAAGGCCATCGGCAATGTCTTGTTCGGTGATGATCAAAGACGGCGCTAAGCGTAATACGTTTGGTCCGGCGACCAATGCAAGTAAACCTTCGGCGGCAGCGGCTTTGATAATTTCACCGGCTTTACCGGTGAGACTATCGACCATTTCGGCACCAATGAGCAGACCCATACCACGAATGTCTTTAAAGACATGGTGCTTTTCGTTAATGGCTTTCAAGCCTTCCACAAAAAGGTCGTGACGTTTCGCCACGCCACCTAATACTTCTGGCGTGTCGACGATATCGATCACCGCTTCGGCGATAGAGCACGCCATTGGGTTGCCGCCATAAGTGCTACCATGGGTACCAAATGCTAGGCTTTTGGCGGCTTTTTCTGTCGCAAGCATCGCGCCAACGGGGAAACCATTGCCTAAGGCTTTGGCGGTTGTTAATACATCGGGTGCCACGCCTAGCTGCTCATAGGCGAAAAGCGTACCCGTTCGGCCAACGCCAGATTGCACTTCGTCATAAACCAATAGGGCGTTGTGTTGGTCACATAGCTCACGCACTTGTTTGGCAAATTCAAGGTCGGCTGGAATAATACCGCCTTCGCCTTGAATAGGCTCCATCACCACCGCACAGGTCTTATCGCTAATAATGGCTTTAAGTTGTTCAATGTTGTTGTAATCACAATGCTTGATACCGCCTGGCGTTGGCTCAAAACCTTCTTTGTATTTTGCTTGTCCACCGACAGAGACGGTAAACAAGGTACGGCCATGAAACGATTTATTAAAGGCGATAATTTCGTGTTTCTCTGGACCAAAATGGTCGAAGGCGTAACGACGAGCCAATTTAAACGCGGCTTCGTTGGCTTCTGCGCCACTGTTGGCAAAAAACACTCGGTCGGCAAAAGTTTTTTCGGTCAGTTTTTTGGCCAAGCGTAGGGCTGGCTCATTCGTCATGACATTAGACAAATGCCATAGTTGACCTGCTTGCTCACGCATAACCTTAACCAAGGTTGGGTGGCAATGCCCCAATGCGGTCACCGCAATGCCGCCGGCAAAATCGACGTACTCTTTGCCTTCGGTGTCCCACACGCGAGAGCCTTCACCACGCACAGGAATAATGGCGGAAGGGGCATAGTTGGGAACCATTACTTCGTCAAACGTTGCTCTCGTTACTTGTTCTGTCACTTTGATATCCATCTTAAAAAAAGACCTCTTAAAAATAGGTGGCCGTAAAGACGGCCACCTTTTGGTTTATATCAGATTTCTTAATTCACGAATAGCGACAGTGATCATCGCCAACGTTAATTCACTTTCTGTTTTTATTTCGCTGAACGTTGCTCGATAATGCTTGATACTGTCATTATTCGATTCGCGCCAATGCGCCAGGCGTTGCTCTAATTTTTTGATATCAGGGCTAGACTGTATAA contains these protein-coding regions:
- a CDS encoding aspartate aminotransferase family protein, translated to MDIKVTEQVTRATFDEVMVPNYAPSAIIPVRGEGSRVWDTEGKEYVDFAGGIAVTALGHCHPTLVKVMREQAGQLWHLSNVMTNEPALRLAKKLTEKTFADRVFFANSGAEANEAAFKLARRYAFDHFGPEKHEIIAFNKSFHGRTLFTVSVGGQAKYKEGFEPTPGGIKHCDYNNIEQLKAIISDKTCAVVMEPIQGEGGIIPADLEFAKQVRELCDQHNALLVYDEVQSGVGRTGTLFAYEQLGVAPDVLTTAKALGNGFPVGAMLATEKAAKSLAFGTHGSTYGGNPMACSIAEAVIDIVDTPEVLGGVAKRHDLFVEGLKAINEKHHVFKDIRGMGLLIGAEMVDSLTGKAGEIIKAAAAEGLLALVAGPNVLRLAPSLIITEQDIADGLARLDKAIATVVANNQAA
- a CDS encoding PhzF family phenazine biosynthesis protein; the encoded protein is MAQVDVYLVRAFSISGQGGNLAGVVLQADALTDQQKQAIAKAVGVSETAFVSQSDKADFQLSFFTPTVEVDFCGHATLSAFWLLHHLQKIPLGNYQQETKVGVLDVEVASNCGVLMSQSLPVWLTEFSAEEIAPMLGIDPQLIVQLGLPIQAVSTGLVDVMIPVPYGALDCLVVDLEAITRFCQQHQCVGFHVFEMNSPDEPYTANCRNFAPAVGIPEESATGSSSGALACYLNRHFGSQQAVFEQGRAMNMSSRIVTQLRVESGELVCVQVGGEGAMYKVMSFEF